A single Pseudomonadota bacterium DNA region contains:
- a CDS encoding gamma-glutamyl-gamma-aminobutyrate hydrolase family protein: MTDRRRVVLTVGRMHDTATPYRGALEAAGLEVLVLSSADVTAHHADVAAQRLDEVQGVVLAGGGDIDPAAQGETEPWHPLVYGVDGNRDTWERAVFDEAWRRGMPVLAICRGAQVMNWALGGTLWADIDDQHEPRATPKHHRQTDYGQARGSLTHPITVSPDSLLGSVLGEERLQVNSIHHQAIRQVGAGLVVTARADDGVIEAVEDPSRPFAIGVQFHPEELWAAYPVFFRLFEAFSAAVDAFSGG, encoded by the coding sequence ATGACCGACCGCAGGCGGGTCGTGCTCACCGTGGGTCGCATGCACGATACCGCAACCCCGTATCGCGGCGCGCTGGAGGCCGCTGGGCTCGAGGTGCTGGTGCTCTCATCGGCTGACGTCACCGCCCACCACGCGGACGTGGCGGCGCAGCGCCTCGACGAAGTGCAGGGCGTCGTGCTCGCAGGGGGAGGCGACATCGATCCCGCGGCACAGGGCGAGACCGAGCCCTGGCATCCCCTGGTGTACGGTGTCGACGGGAACCGCGACACCTGGGAGCGGGCCGTGTTCGACGAGGCGTGGCGACGAGGCATGCCCGTGCTGGCGATCTGTCGTGGCGCGCAGGTGATGAACTGGGCGCTGGGAGGCACCCTGTGGGCAGACATCGATGATCAGCATGAGCCTCGAGCCACCCCGAAGCATCACCGTCAGACTGACTACGGTCAGGCGAGGGGCTCGCTCACCCATCCCATCACGGTCTCGCCGGACAGCCTGCTGGGAAGCGTTCTCGGTGAGGAGCGCCTGCAGGTCAACAGCATCCATCACCAGGCCATTCGTCAGGTGGGGGCGGGCCTCGTCGTCACGGCCAGGGCGGACGATGGGGTGATCGAGGCCGTGGAGGACCCGTCACGACCGTTTGCCATCGGTGTGCAGTTCCACCCGGAGGAGCTGTGGGCCGCGTACCCGGTCTTCTTTCGCCTCTTCGAGGCATTCAGCGCGGCCGTAGACGCGTTCAGCGGCGGTTGA
- a CDS encoding CBS domain-containing protein: protein MSEDVITACTTDSVQDVARLLCDRRIGGVPVLDEDGHLVGILTEDDLIVRVAGPHVPAHVELLGGIIYLERPHEIQENLRKSMGMTVEEVMTREVVTVDDDCPLRDVAELMLTKRVNRVPVMREGALVGIITRHDLVSTLR, encoded by the coding sequence ATGTCGGAAGATGTGATCACGGCCTGCACAACAGACTCCGTGCAGGACGTGGCCCGTCTGCTCTGCGATCGACGCATCGGGGGGGTGCCTGTTCTCGACGAAGATGGCCATCTCGTGGGGATCCTGACCGAAGACGACCTCATCGTGCGCGTCGCCGGCCCGCATGTTCCTGCGCACGTCGAGCTGCTGGGTGGCATCATCTATCTCGAGCGTCCTCACGAGATTCAGGAGAACCTGCGAAAGTCGATGGGAATGACCGTCGAAGAGGTCATGACGCGTGAGGTGGTGACGGTCGACGATGACTGCCCGCTTCGCGATGTGGCCGAGCTGATGCTGACGAAGCGGGTGAACCGCGTTCCTGTGATGCGCGAAGGGGCCCTGGTCGGCATCATCACGCGCCACGATCTCGTCTCCACGCTACGTTGA
- a CDS encoding divalent metal cation transporter produces MWARLKKKIVLFMFIMGPGIITANVDNDANGIATYSQAGSTFGYKMLWLLILVCLFQSVVQEMCARMGCVTGKGLSDLIRERFGVRVTMGVMFVLLLANLANTVGDFAGLAAGTELFGIPRWISVPAGAVFLGLLIVGSSYQRVEKVFLAACMIYVTYVVSGFMAHPDWSEVTQAALHPQVEWTPGFLGLSVALVGTTIAPWMQFFQQSAIRDKGIQKEDYQLELLDTVFGTMLMAAVGAFILIACSATIHHAGLPPVAKAEDAAKALAPLAGAHARTLFGIGLINAALFSVSIIPLSTAYAVCEAFGWESGVGLSFREAPVFFGLYFTMLGVSAALVMIPNLPLVPIMVFSQVINGALLPVILVCMLLLISNRHVMGDWAVGRGYRAFAWTCTALIIALTAALIFFTVREALAGGSATQSPRTSAHAPACVASVNRR; encoded by the coding sequence ATGTGGGCTCGCCTCAAGAAGAAGATCGTCCTCTTCATGTTCATCATGGGTCCCGGCATCATCACGGCCAACGTCGACAACGATGCCAACGGCATCGCCACCTACTCACAGGCGGGCTCGACGTTCGGATACAAGATGCTCTGGCTGCTCATCCTCGTCTGCCTGTTCCAGAGCGTGGTGCAGGAGATGTGCGCGCGCATGGGGTGCGTCACCGGGAAAGGCCTCTCCGACCTCATCCGCGAGCGCTTCGGCGTGCGCGTGACCATGGGCGTGATGTTCGTGCTCCTCCTCGCCAACCTTGCGAACACCGTGGGCGACTTTGCCGGCCTCGCCGCCGGCACCGAGCTCTTCGGAATCCCGCGCTGGATCAGCGTACCCGCCGGCGCTGTCTTCCTCGGCCTGCTCATCGTGGGCAGCTCCTATCAGCGCGTGGAGAAGGTCTTCCTGGCCGCCTGCATGATCTACGTCACCTACGTGGTGAGCGGCTTCATGGCGCACCCGGACTGGTCAGAGGTGACACAGGCCGCCCTGCACCCGCAGGTGGAGTGGACCCCCGGCTTCCTCGGCCTGAGCGTCGCTCTCGTGGGCACCACCATCGCGCCGTGGATGCAGTTCTTCCAGCAATCGGCCATACGCGACAAGGGCATCCAGAAAGAGGACTATCAACTCGAGCTGCTCGACACGGTCTTCGGAACCATGCTGATGGCTGCCGTGGGCGCGTTCATCCTCATCGCCTGCAGCGCAACCATCCACCACGCCGGGCTCCCGCCGGTGGCCAAGGCCGAGGACGCGGCAAAAGCCCTCGCCCCGCTGGCCGGAGCGCACGCACGAACGCTGTTCGGCATCGGGCTGATCAACGCCGCGTTGTTCTCGGTCTCCATCATCCCGCTCTCCACGGCATACGCGGTGTGCGAGGCGTTCGGATGGGAATCCGGCGTTGGCCTGTCGTTTCGCGAGGCCCCCGTGTTCTTCGGCCTCTACTTCACGATGCTCGGTGTCAGCGCGGCACTGGTGATGATCCCGAACCTTCCCCTGGTGCCCATCATGGTATTCTCACAGGTGATCAACGGCGCTCTTCTCCCGGTCATCCTGGTCTGCATGCTGCTGCTCATCAGCAACCGACACGTCATGGGAGACTGGGCCGTGGGACGAGGCTATCGGGCCTTCGCCTGGACTTGCACCGCGCTGATCATCGCCTTGACCGCAGCCCTCATCTTCTTCACCGTGAGAGAGGCCCTGGCGGGTGGCAGCGCGACCCAATCGCCCCGCACCTCGGCTCACGCCCCTGCGTGCGTGGCCTCGGTCAACCGCCGCTGA